Within the Opitutaceae bacterium TAV5 genome, the region GACGGTTTCGATGGCGGAAAATCCGTTGGCGATGATCGCCTTGGCATTTACCCGCCAGCTTCCGGGGAAGGGCGGGCGTCCGCCGCTGCCTGCGAAGGTGCCGACTTCGGAGGCCATCACGATGATGCGGCGCGAGGGGGCTTCGATGTCGGTGATCGAGGGACGCGGCCCGGTCAGTTTTTCGATGTTGTTTTCCTTGTTCACGTCTTCGGAGCCGCCTGCCGCGGTCACGAGCACCAGACTGTTGCACCCGTAGTCACCGAAGCGATGGTGCCAGCCTTCAGACAGGAGCGGGTCCAGGAATATCTCCGTCTGCGTGAAAAACTTTTTGTTGGAACCTTGGTGGGGGCCGGAGGCGCTGTCTTCCGTCGAAAGCGGCCAGCCCATGTGGAGGTTGAGCGCGTCCGACCAGATGGCGCCACTGCCGGAGTTGTTGGAACGATAGGGGAAGTGTTGTTTGTTGTCGTTTACGTAGGAGAGCGCGGCCTGCGCGATTTGTTTGAGGTTGGAGGTGGAGCGCGCCGCCCGCGCGCTTTGGCGCACGCGGCCAACGGTGGGGATGATGATCGCCGCCAGTATGCCGATGATGGCGATGACCGTCAGCAATTCGATCAGCGTGAATGCACGGGAACGACACCGGATGGAATGTAGTGGAGTAATCATGACAGAATCCGAAAGGCGAAAAGAATACGGTGTGTGTATTGGGGGGGGGATACGGAGGAGGTTGATCCGGAATGTGTTTCGTTGCTCCAGTCATATCCGGCGGATGCGGCGCAGCACGATCCCCGCCGCCGCCAGCGCACCGACGCCGAACAGGGCAACGGCCTGCGCCGGTTCGGGAACCGCAGCGGCAACACCAACCGCATCGAGCGAAATGGAGGTTCCCCCGGTCGCCACGGCTCCATTGTTGAAGCAACCCAGCGCGAGCCATGAGCCTGCCGCAAGGTGAGTGGATGCGAAGTTGGTAAACGTGCCCGAAACGGAAGACGACGTTGTCGTCCCGAGGGAGCCGCCTGTGAGCGTGGCGCCGGTCAGGGTCAGCGACCACGTTGCACCGGTTCCTGTGCCATCGATCGTCCAGTCGATGATGGTCGGCATGGCGCTCAACGAATAGGTGGTATCAATGATGGACACGCCTGCCGTGCGCTCGCGCACGGTGAGTTGCAGCACGTCGGTGCTATCGACGCTCTTTTTTTCGATCAGGAGTGACGTCCAGCCGTTGCCCGTGGAAGGGCCTTTCGTCGGATAAAAATTCGCGCCTGCCGCGTCAGAATCCACGTTGCCGAGCAGCGCATAAAACGCATTGGCCCCAGTGCCTGGATTGCCGCTGATGGACAGGCCGGAAAAGCTGAAACGCAATGCCTGCTCGAAGGGGTTGATCGCGGAACTCTTGCTGATAATCACGGCGCGGTTGGTGCTCCCGGTCGATGTTGTGGCCGCGGTCAATTTGCCATCCGCGACGGCAAGCGAGGCGTTGGAGCCGGACTTGTATTCGGTCCACCGGGAGGAGTCCACGGCGGCGCCGGTGAACTCTTCGGTGAACGGAACAAGGGCGGCTCGCAACGATGAGGAAAATGCCGGTGCCAGCGCGAGGCACATGGCACAAACGATGGCGGCGGTTTTTACCGGGAAATGCAGTGCGGGGAACGACGGGGTTTGAGTGATGTTTGTCATGATGGGCGTGGGTCGGGTGTTGGCGTGCAGGCGTGGAGAATCGCCTGGTGGATATGACGAACGATTCCGCCAGAGCTCGATGCGGACAACGGCAGAGTCATGCAGCACGTTGCGCCAACCTTGCCATTGTCGGGGATATTGGCGTAACAACACGCATCATGGACCGTGCCCCGACCATCCGCGACATCGCCGCAGCGGCAGGCGTGCACAATGCGACGGTGTCGCGCGCCTTGCGCAACGACCCGCGCATCCCGGCGGCCACGCGCGAGCGCATTGCGGAGGAGGCGCGCCGCCTGGGCTATCGCGTCAACCCCGTGTATGCCTCCCTCATGGCCAATGTCCGCGCCGGCCGGCTGGCCTGGCACAGCGAGACCATCGCCTACGTGACGGCGCCGGGTGCGCCGCAGGGCGACTGGCGAAAGAACCACGCGTTTCGCGAGATCTACCAAGGCGTGTGCGCACGGGCGGAGGCCTTGGGCATGACGCTGGATGTGTTCGAGGAAAAAACGATCATCGGCCCCCGGCTCGACGCCATCCTCAAGGCGCGCGGCATTCGCGGCGTAGTGATCGGCATGATACACCCGGACAATGTTCCCGGTCCCGTCGCCCTGTCGTGGTCCCGGATCACGGCGGTGCAGATCGAGCCGCATACGCACCTGCCCATGCTGCCCGGTGTGCACAATGACCGCGCGCGGATCGTGCAGGAGGCCTTCGCCCGGACGCGCGAACTCGGCTACCGCCGCGCGGGGCTGGCGATTCCCGCCTTCTGGGATCGCTATGGCCACTGGCTGTCCGGATATCTGGGCGCGGCCTGGGGTCTGCCGAAAAACGAAACCGTCAGGCCATTTTACCCGACAACAACCTGGAACCGGGCGGGATTCGCCCGGTGGCTCCGGCAGGAGCGCCCCGAGGTGATCCTGACGCTGGATCGTGCCTTTGTGTGGCGCTGGCTCGGGGAGCTGGGTTTCCGCGTCCCCGGAGATGTCGCCTATGCGGAACTGGATTTGCCTCCGGACGACACCGCGACCGCCGGCATCCGGCAGTCCCACCAAACCGTGGGGGCCGAAGCCGTCAGCCTGCTGGCCAGCCGCCTGTATCACAATGACACCGGCCCGGTAGACCGGCAAATGATGCTCCAGATATCCGGCCAATGGAAAAACGGCGCGACAGCCCCTCCGAAATAGACGGCCGCGCGACCGGCGAGCCCGATGCCGGCGATCAACCGATGGCAGAAACAGCCGTTCCGGCACATTCCCTGCTGCCGGCTGCGCTTTCCGTGTTTGCCGCCCCGGGCGCAGGCATGCCACGGTTTGCGCAACCGTTCCGACCAGCCAGACTCACGATCACCACCACCATTCCACCATGAGCGAACAAGGCCCGCTTCTCACGACCAACCGCAAGGCACTCACGATCAACCTCGACGAGGCGAAATACGGCACCTTTGCCGAAATCGGCGCCGGGCAGGAAGTCGCCCGCGTGTTTTTCCAGGCGGGCGGCGCGGCCGGCACCGTTGCCAAATCCATGTCCGCCTACGACATGACCTTCAGCGACGCCATCTACGGCAAGGCGCCCCGCTACGTCTCGCGCGAGCGCCTCGCGCTCATGCTCGATCACGAATACGAACTCCTCCGCGAGCGCCTTCATGAAAAACGCGGGGAGACCACCACCTTCTTCGTTTACGCCGACACCGTCGCCGCCCGCAGTTTCAAGGGCAACAACGAGTGTCACGGCTGGCTCGGCATCCGCTTCCAGACCGAACCCCGCGGCCCCGTCAGCGACGTCACCATCCACGTCCGCATGTGGGACAAGGACAACCTCCTCCAGCAACAGGCCCTCGGCATCGCCGGCACCAACCTCATCTACGCCGCCTTCTATTACCGCGACGACCCCGAACGCTTCATCCAGTCGCTCATCGACAATGTCGGCGCCGAACGCATCGAGATCGACATGCTCACTATGAGCGGCCCCGCCTTCGCCCACGTCGACAACCGCCTCATGTCGCTCTTCCTCGTCAAGCACGGCGTCACCCATGCCGTCATGTTCGGCCCCGGCGGCGAAGTCCTGCAGCCTTCCGAAGTGCTCCACAAAAAACCCGTGCTCGTCGAGCGCGGCAGTTTCCGCCCCGTCACCCACGTCAATGTCGACATGCTCAACTGCGCCTGCGCCCAGTTCCTCCAGGAGTCCGGCGTGAAGGGCAAGGACATCGTCGTGCTCATGGAAATCACCATGAACAACCTCCTCGCCGACGGGCACCTCAACGCGCAGGACTTCCTTTCCCGCGTGGACCTGCTCGGCGACATCGGCTTCACGGTAATGATTTCCAACTACAGCGAATATTATCGCCTCACCACCTACTTCCGCCGCTACACCAACGAAATGATCGGCGTGGCCATGGGCATCAACAACCTCGTCGAGATTTTTAACGAAAAGTACTACGAGCACCTCCAGGGCGGCATTCTGGAAAATTTCGGCCGCCTCTTCCGATATGCCGTCAAGCTCTACATCTATCCCATGCAGCAGAGCGCCTTCGACCGTTACATCGCCAGCGGTCATCCCGCCACGCCCGACGGCACCATGCCCCCCTTCCCTGCCGCCGTCGCGATAACGCCTGCCGCCAGCCACCATCCGGGCACCTGGGCAGCCTCGCACGTTTTTATCACCGCGAAAAACCTGCAGGTCGAGGACCACCTGCAAAACCTCTACGCCCACCTGCTGGAAAACCACTACCTGGAGCCCATTGTCGGCTTCAACACGGAGATCCTCGCCATCTTCTCGCGCGACGTCCTCCAGCGCATCAAGGCCGGTGATGCAACCTGGGAAACGATGGTTCCCGCCCCCGTTGCCGACGCCATCAAGCGCCGCGGGCTCTTCGGGTACGAAACCGTGACCTAAGCCCCGGCTGTCCCTGCAAGGCAGCGGACGCCGGCCGGCCGGATTTTAGCCATTGACGGACCGCTCCGCCGTCTTCTTTGTCGCTCCCCTTCCCTCGTCGGAGGCGCCTTTGCCGGTGTTTCCGACGGAAGCTTCCGGAGAGGTGGCAGAGTGGTCGAATGCGCGCGCTTGGAAAGCGCGTGTAGCCGAAAGGTTACCGGGGGTTCGAATCCCTCCCTCTCCGCCATTACTCATTACAAAACAACGAGTTAATACGCCCGATAATCGATTTGCCAGTTGACGTGGCAAATCGGCCATGGAGCAAGGCAGTCCGTTCGTCATCACTCCCTTCACGAATCCCTCCGGGGAGATCGTTTTTCGCGTCACCGGCTGGCCCGACGGCAAGCGCATCCGCAGAAACTTCCCCACTCGCGCCGAGGCGGAAGCCGAACGCCAGGTTCTCATCGTTCAAAGCCTGCAAGGCGAAGCCGGCCCCTGCCCCCCGTTCCGTTCTTCGCGCTCTGTCTGTTCGCCGACATCCGGCCCTGCCTGCGCACCGGTGAAATCCTCCGGCTCCAACCCTCGGATGTGAAAACGGAAACCAACGTGATTCGCATCGATGGCGAAGTCTCCAAGGTGCGCGAGCCGCGCAACATCACGATTCAACCCAACCTGGTCGCGTGGTTGCGGGCCTATCCGTTGATAGAAGTTCCCGATCATCCCGACCAACCTCCAGCACATCCGGGAAAAGGTGACGCAGAAATTCCCGCTTTCGCACGATGTCATGCGGCACACGTTCATTTCGATGTTCGTGGCGAAATTCCGCTCCATCGACGATGGCTGCGCTGCAAGCGGGCAATCCGGAGAGCATCATCCGCAAACATTACCTCGAACTGAAAACCCCCGATGAAGCGGAGCAGTTCTTCGGTACCCTTCCCAAAAAAGCGGACGCCGGCCCCTCTCCGGCAATGCCTATCGCAGCCTGATTCCGGCCTGCCGCCAACGCGGCCCTTGACCGCGTGGGCTCGGGCATGGAAACGAAACCGCCCCCACGCAAGACTCGCTCACAGACATCGTCGGCCTGCGCAACAGCGGGATTTTTCCCATCAACAAAGAGCCCTCCATCGGCACCCTGAGCAACTGGACGAAACTCCGGCGCATCCCTCGCCACCTCTTCCCGGGACTTAACGGCTACCCTGCCGTGTGGGCTTTCCGCTTTGATGAATTCCATTCCGTTTACTCGTCCTGTCCACTCGATGTCTTCGCTTGTCGTGCAGAACCTGTAACATGATGCCGAGTTGCGGCTGACACCAGCCGTCCAAAGTGGGAAAAGGGAATGGCCCATTATACAGCGTTTACCCGACTACCATCTACCCCGGGGTATTTAGTATCATTAATCATTTGGCTGTCCGCCAGAATGTCCGATCAACCTAATGAAAGCTACTCACACGCGCAAGCACTTCACCGTCCTTCTCATCACTTCGGTAACCACATCTGATTGGTCTGCGATCGCGTCTGTGCTGGTATTCACGCTTGCGCTTTTTGTGTCCGGACAACTCTGCGGCTCCACTTGGAACGGTTCCGCCAACAGCAACTGGGACACCGTCGCCAACTGGACCGCCACTGGCGACGAAACGCTTCCCCCCAACCTTGCCGGAGCCATTGCCATCTTCAACACCAGTCAGGCCGCGCTTGGCGGCAAGACCATTACCCTCGAATCCGATATCACTTTAGGCAAACTCCAACTCGACGGCACCACGACAGAGACGGCGTTCAATTTTTCAGGAGGAAAATTCATTTTCGACAATGTCGACACGACCGCCGAACTCCTCCTATCCGGCTCCAACCGCGTAACGTTCAACAGCGCCATTGAGCTCCGCAGTCATCTCAGTCTCAATACCAGCACCCCTACCACCACCCTCACCCTTGCGAGCGCGATCACTGGCAACGGTTACAAGATCACCAAAGCCGGTTCCGGCACCACCATCTTCACCGGAGCCAACAAAACCTTTTCCGGCGGCCTCGACCTCTTCGCAGGCAAACTCGAAACCACACTTGCAAGTGCAACCAACGCGCAGCTCGTGATCGGTGCGCTTGATGCAGCCAGAAACTACCTCGGCACAGGCGACATCAAAGTCGGCAACACTGGCACCCAGCTTGAAATCAAGTCCGCCATCGGCAACTACGCCAACCAAAGCGTAGCGCTCAACGGCAGCACGGTGACTTTGGAAACCGGAGGCCAGCTACGCCTCTCCGAGACAGACACCCGCAATAAATTCACGCTCAACCTCAACAGCGGCACCCTTGATGGCGGCACCAACGCCACGCACGGCACCCTCTACCTTGCGGGCACCGACCTCGTTTACAACGCCAGCGGGCAAGGCGGCACCACCATCGTCAACACGCCCAACCTCGAGTTCGACACCTCGGTCAACACGACTGCCATGAGTGTTCTCCTCAACGGCAGCACCCTCGACGGCTTTGGCATGGTGACCAAAACCGGCGTCAACGTCCTCAACTTCACCGACACCCTGAACAGCGCCACCTTTGGTTCGCGCGACTTTTTCCACGAAGCCGGCGTCATCAATTTTGGCCTCGTCACCCTCGACATCACCAACGGACTCACCTTTTCCAACCTCACCCCCACGACCAACGTACTCCAGCCGACCGGTCTGGCCACCTTCGGCAAAGCCAACCAAATGCGGTCCACTGGCAACAAGCTCAACGCGCTCGATGGAGCCACAGGTTCGCTCAAACTCGGTGGTTTCAACCAAACTTTTGGTACCATCACTCTGGGAGCTAATTCCAACCTCGGTCTCTACCTGCAACCCGCCACCCCTGCGGCCACCCCCATCAACCTCACCCTTGGCAGTGTAAGCACCAGCACTTCCGGCAACGAACGGCTCTCCATCTACGACTGGCGCGGCAACCCCGCCTCCTACCGTCTCACCGGCAACGCCACGGTTACTGACAACGTTACCCTCTCCGACCTTTCCTCTGACCTCGGCAAGATTTGGTTTCGCGGTTTCGATCCCGGTGCCGTGCGCGACGCCGATGGCACCCTCCGTCCCGTCGATTTTCTCCACACCACCTGGATTGGCGGCACTGGAACCACCACCCCGTATAAAAAATGGTTCGACTTCGCCAACTGGTCTGTTGACGCCCCCAACCACGCTGGCGCGACCGTGACCTTGAGTGGGGCTGCCGCGACCACCACCACCCTTGAAAACCAGACTGCCACCATTGGACACATCATCACCAATACGACGTCCACCTTCAGCATCAGCACCGGTACCCTCGCCTTCGATTCCGGCGTCGCCAACACTGCCTCGACCATCAGCGGCACCGGTGGCGTTAACATCCACACGGCTGATCTGAAGAATAACCTCACAATCAATTCGGGCCTCGCCGCCGTAGTCACCGGCGTCCTCAAAGGCAACGGGGACATTACCATCGATTCTGGCGGTCTCCACCTCGGCACTGCCAATATCAACACCACTGGCTATCGCGGCACCACCACCCTCAACAGCGGACGCCTCACCATCGGCAACACCACGCAAGTCCTTGGCTCCTTCGACAACCTCCTCGTTATCAATGGTGGAGAGGTTTATGGCGGCACCAATGCCTCCAACGTCCGCACCCTCTCCAACCAGGTCGACTTCGCTGGCGACTTCACCGCCAGCTACATCAAATTCGCCTACGCTGGTGACGTCTCCTGGACCGGCACCCGCACCATCACCGGCGAAGGCACTGTCGTCTTTGACGAACCCCTGCGCCTCACCGGCGACGGCGCTCTCGTCGTTTCCGGCGGCAGCAACAACGGCGACTTCCACTTTAACAACAATAACAATGATTTCACCGGCGGCCTCACCCTCCTCCCCCGCAAAAACTACGCCACCGGCAGCGCCTACGTCTCCCTGCGCGGCGACATGACCCTCGGCGCCGACGTCCAGGATCAAAACTACCTCGGCTCCGGCTCCATTCACGCCTACGCCGCCCTCAACATCGCCACCAACAACCACGCTACTACCCTGCGCGGCGCAGTCATCCTCGACAACGCCGTTACCAGCGCTGCCGGCGGTGCAAAGATGACCTTCACTGGCGGCGGCAAAGTCACCCTTGATTCCACCGCCACCCTCACCCGGGTCGGCAACAGCACCTCTGCCCTCATCACCGACGGCGACCTCGCCATCAACGGTGCCACCCTCGTCGGCACCCCCGGCCTCACTTTCAACCCCGGCACCAACGCCACCTCCACCATCACCTCCACCGTCGGCATCACCGGAGTCGGTGCCATCATCAAAAACAACGCCGGCAGCACCATCCTCGATACCCCCATCTCCGCCACCTCCCTTACTCTCAACGGAGGCGCATTCGTCCTCAACCGGCACACCTCCATACTCGGCGCCCCCGGCGCCACTCTCGCTGCCGGCACTCTCTACTCTGTGGGCGGCAGCGAAGACGCCCCCATCGACAACCGCTTCGGCCTCCTCACCCTCACCGGCAACGCCTCCATTTACCTCGAAAACCACTCCTCCATCAGCTTTACCAACGTCACCAACGGCTCCTGGTCCACAGGCAAAGGCTACTCCCTCACCTTGCAAAACAACACCGGCCAGTGGTCCACTGCCGCCCACCCCGAACTCAGCGACACTTATGTACGCTTCGGCGACATAACCTATTTTAACGCCGCCAAACTCGCCGAAATCTCCTTCACCGGCTACGAAGCCGGAGCCGAACTCGTCAAACAAGCCGGCACCGGCTACTGGTTCCTCGCCCCCACCGGCAGCGCCCTCACCGAATGGCGCGGCTCCGCCGACACCGGCATCCCCGTTGACCGCCTCTGGAGCACCGCAAGCAACTGGGTGGGCGACATCGCCCCCAACCGCGCTGGCATCGTCGCCGCCATCCGCGACCTCGACGGCCTCCTCAACAACAACCAAATCATTGTCGATCAAGACGTCACCATCGGAAAACTCCGCATCGAAAGCAACGGAGCCCAAGCTTTCTCCATCACCTCGAACAACAACGCTACCATCACCTTTGATAATCACGGCGACGGTGCCCAGCTCACCGTTACCGGCGACAACAGCAGCACCCTCGCTGCCAACCTCATCCTTCAGGCCGACGACACCCTCGCCCTCCATCACATCGGCAAAAAAATCCTCACCCTTTCCGGTAAAATCACCGGCGACGGCGGCATCGTCAGCGACTACGCTGGCCCCGCCTCCGACACACAACTCGAAACCGGCATCATCCGCTTCGCCGGTAACACCGGCGCCAGCACCTACACTGGCGGCTTCTGGTTCACTGGCGCCGTCGGAGAAGACACCTCCCTGGCTCGCAAAGCCCGCAAAATCATCATCGCCACCGACGGCAGCATCTTTGGCCAAGGCGCCCACACCGGCGACCCCGCCACCAGCACCCAGGCCCTCCACATCGGCAACAGCACCGGCGGAGGCTCCGGCTGGTACCACATCGAAGCCGAAGGTGCCCCCCGCACCGTCAACGCCTCCGTCCGTTTCGACGGCAACCTCTTCATCACACCCGGCAACGCCCTCACCTTCCAGAGCACTGAGTCCAGCTATATCACCGCCGGTCTGAAAAAACTCGATGGCAACGGCTCCATCCTCCACCTCCGCACCCCCATTGCCGGCCCCGGCGGCTTCCAGCTCGGAGGCACCAACCAAACCGTCAACTTTTACAACACCAACACCTTCACCGGCGGCATCTACTTCAAACAATCCTACAGCCCCACCCTCGGCATCGGCGCCGACAACGCCCTCGGTACTGGCACCATCACCTTCGACGCCATCAACCTCGGCAACGCCCCCAGGCTCTCCGCCCTCGACGGCCCTCGCATCCTCTCCAACCAGTTCATATTCAACTCCACCACCGTGTCCCCGACTGGAGACTCCTCCATCAACTCCACCGTCCGCTTCACCGGCAACCTCACCCTCAATCACGCCGGCCGCAGCCAGTTCCTCGTCACCCCCGGCATCAACGTCGTCGGCACCACCGACCTCGTCACCATCACCGCCGGCCACACCTTCGAAGGCATCGGCGGCTTCATCAAAAACGGCGACGGCACCCTCCGCCTCCTCGGCGCCCACGAATACCAAGGCACCACCGAACTGCTCGCCGGCACCCTCCAAGTCGGCCACAACAACGCCCTCTCCACCGGCCCCCTCTCCTTCACCGGCTCCGGCACCCTCGCCTCCTTTGGCGGCGCGCGCACCCTGGCCAACAAAATCAACTTCCTCAACGCCACCATCGGCCTTGATGGCACCGCCGGACTCCTCACCCTCAACCCCGGCGTCGCCAACGGTGACACTGCGCTCACCCGACAACACACCTTCAACGTCGCGGGAGACGTTGCCTTCGGCCAAAACCTGAAACTCACCGGCACTGGCGGTCTCACCAAATCCGGCCTCGGCACCCTCACCCTCAACAACGCCAACGCCACCTACACCGGAGGCACCACCATAGCCGACGGACTCCTCCGCATTGCTGCCACTGGCGACGTTACCCTTGGCCGCGCCGCCGCCGGACAAAACCACCTCGGCACCGGTGCCGTCTCAGTCAGGAACACCACCAACCTCACCCCCTCCACCCTTGAAATCGTCACAAGCAACGGAGCCAACGTCCGCATCGGCGGCAACCTCTCCATCATCGGTTACAATGCCAGTGCGCTCTCCTCGCTCAACATTACCAACGCGCCTGGTGCAGTCTCCGGCTCCAACATCAAAACCTGTCTTGATGCCAACCAGACCATCAGCGGCAACAGTTTCGGTTACCTCCGCACTCCCGGCCAGCTCATCAAGACCGGCGTTGGCACCACCACCACCATCAGCGACGTCAACATCGTCACCCCCGAACTCATCATTCAAAGCGGCACCCTCTCCCTCGGCGGAGCCAACCTCGCCTCTGGCATCCAAA harbors:
- a CDS encoding LacI family transcriptional regulator — encoded protein: MDRAPTIRDIAAAAGVHNATVSRALRNDPRIPAATRERIAEEARRLGYRVNPVYASLMANVRAGRLAWHSETIAYVTAPGAPQGDWRKNHAFREIYQGVCARAEALGMTLDVFEEKTIIGPRLDAILKARGIRGVVIGMIHPDNVPGPVALSWSRITAVQIEPHTHLPMLPGVHNDRARIVQEAFARTRELGYRRAGLAIPAFWDRYGHWLSGYLGAAWGLPKNETVRPFYPTTTWNRAGFARWLRQERPEVILTLDRAFVWRWLGELGFRVPGDVAYAELDLPPDDTATAGIRQSHQTVGAEAVSLLASRLYHNDTGPVDRQMMLQISGQWKNGATAPPK
- a CDS encoding N-terminal cleavage protein, whose product is MITPLHSIRCRSRAFTLIELLTVIAIIGILAAIIIPTVGRVRQSARAARSTSNLKQIAQAALSYVNDNKQHFPYRSNNSGSGAIWSDALNLHMGWPLSTEDSASGPHQGSNKKFFTQTEIFLDPLLSEGWHHRFGDYGCNSLVLVTAAGGSEDVNKENNIEKLTGPRPSITDIEAPSRRIIVMASEVGTFAGSGGRPPFPGSWRVNAKAIIANGFSAIETVPTIKEQRPAERMPGKYLSAFADGHVQWLTREDFDSREKLELLFGTL
- a CDS encoding nicotinamide mononucleotide adenylyltransferase, whose translation is MSEQGPLLTTNRKALTINLDEAKYGTFAEIGAGQEVARVFFQAGGAAGTVAKSMSAYDMTFSDAIYGKAPRYVSRERLALMLDHEYELLRERLHEKRGETTTFFVYADTVAARSFKGNNECHGWLGIRFQTEPRGPVSDVTIHVRMWDKDNLLQQQALGIAGTNLIYAAFYYRDDPERFIQSLIDNVGAERIEIDMLTMSGPAFAHVDNRLMSLFLVKHGVTHAVMFGPGGEVLQPSEVLHKKPVLVERGSFRPVTHVNVDMLNCACAQFLQESGVKGKDIVVLMEITMNNLLADGHLNAQDFLSRVDLLGDIGFTVMISNYSEYYRLTTYFRRYTNEMIGVAMGINNLVEIFNEKYYEHLQGGILENFGRLFRYAVKLYIYPMQQSAFDRYIASGHPATPDGTMPPFPAAVAITPAASHHPGTWAASHVFITAKNLQVEDHLQNLYAHLLENHYLEPIVGFNTEILAIFSRDVLQRIKAGDATWETMVPAPVADAIKRRGLFGYETVT
- a CDS encoding anchor protein — protein: MTNITQTPSFPALHFPVKTAAIVCAMCLALAPAFSSSLRAALVPFTEEFTGAAVDSSRWTEYKSGSNASLAVADGKLTAATTSTGSTNRAVIISKSSAINPFEQALRFSFSGLSISGNPGTGANAFYALLGNVDSDAAGANFYPTKGPSTGNGWTSLLIEKKSVDSTDVLQLTVRERTAGVSIIDTTYSLSAMPTIIDWTIDGTGTGATWSLTLTGATLTGGSLGTTTSSSVSGTFTNFASTHLAAGSWLALGCFNNGAVATGGTSISLDAVGVAAAVPEPAQAVALFGVGALAAAGIVLRRIRRI